In one Rutidosis leptorrhynchoides isolate AG116_Rl617_1_P2 chromosome 8, CSIRO_AGI_Rlap_v1, whole genome shotgun sequence genomic region, the following are encoded:
- the LOC139864947 gene encoding uncharacterized protein: MVEHSSEDSVLNTSTDNHLDDQYEDYALKARKPYTITKQREKWTQEDHKFLEALKLYGRAWPQIEEHVGNKTAIQIRSHAQKFFTKVVRESNIADGIEATEHIEIPPPRAKRKPTRPYPRKVLIPSKKESRFTSSPSSQESLSTQSVKLFGTTVYVNDSISPSSANNITTLPGNSMTTRSPECPTTILSLNYLFLQSSEQMEEKTQCYSQDVRNCVFGSKAHNAMGFVPYKICLAEKSAHLLRLCL; the protein is encoded by the exons ATGGTTGAG CATTCTAGTGAAGATTCGGTTTTGAACACGTCTACAGATAATCACCTTGATGATCAATATGAAGACTATGCTCTCAAG GCCCGAAAACCGTACACCATCACAAAACAAAGGGAAAAGTGGACACAAGAAGATCACAAGTTTCTTGAAGCTCTAAAGCTATACGGCCGTGCTTGGCCACAAATTGAAG AGCATGTGGGCAACAAAACCGCGATTCAAATAAGAAGTCACGCTCAAAAGTTTTTCACTAAGGTGGTTCGAGAGTCAAATATTGCCGATGGAATAGAAGCCACAGAACACATTGAAATTCCTCCTCCTCGTGCAAAGAGGAAGCCAACACGTCCTTATCCTCGCAAAGTGTTGATTCCATCCAAGAAAGAATCTCGTTTCACTAGTTCTCCAAGTTCGCAAGAATCTTTATCTACTCAAAGTGTGAAGCTTTTTGGGACGACAGTTTATGTTAATGATTCTATTAGTCCATCTAGTGCAAACAACATAACAACATTACCAGGGAACTCGATGACTACTCGATCACCAGAGTGTCCTACAACTATACTAAGTTTAAATTACCTTTTTCTGCAATCAAGTGAGCAAATGGAAGAGAAAACACAATGTTATTCACAAGATGTTAGAAATTGTGTATTTGGTAGCAAAGCACACAATGCAATGGGATTTGTACCTTACAAGATATGTTTAGCAGAGAAGAGTGCTCATTTACTAAGGCTTTGCTTATAG